One Yimella lutea DNA window includes the following coding sequences:
- a CDS encoding glycerophosphodiester phosphodiesterase translates to MRETPPLVIAHRGSSQAHPEHTLRAYEQAFEDGADGVECDVRLTSDEQLVCVHDRTLDRTSSGTGVVSQLTLEQLQEFEWGSWKGEGHTGSLLTLRELIETLLDGPRKLQLVIETKHPFWQPARIEEVLAEVLEEYGLLDTATADLQVRLMSFSSRAVARFVRLAPELERVQLVETVQLLRYRTCVGPNASIAGPGIGLLRRDRKFVARHHAVGNHVHAWTVDSPEDIQLCLDLGVDAIITNRPAAVREAVERAYS, encoded by the coding sequence GTGCGTGAGACACCGCCCCTGGTCATTGCCCATCGCGGATCGAGCCAGGCTCACCCCGAGCACACACTGAGGGCGTACGAACAAGCCTTCGAGGACGGAGCGGACGGCGTCGAGTGCGACGTCCGGCTGACGTCCGACGAGCAGCTCGTGTGCGTCCACGACCGCACACTCGACCGCACCAGCAGCGGCACCGGCGTCGTCTCCCAGTTGACGCTGGAACAGTTGCAGGAGTTCGAGTGGGGCTCCTGGAAGGGCGAGGGTCACACCGGCTCGCTGCTCACCCTCCGGGAACTGATCGAGACGCTGCTCGACGGGCCGCGCAAGCTGCAACTGGTGATCGAGACCAAGCACCCGTTCTGGCAACCGGCTCGCATCGAGGAAGTGCTCGCCGAGGTGCTGGAGGAGTACGGACTGCTCGATACGGCGACTGCCGATCTGCAGGTGCGACTCATGTCGTTCTCGTCCCGGGCAGTCGCGCGCTTCGTACGGTTGGCGCCAGAACTCGAGCGGGTGCAGTTGGTCGAGACCGTGCAACTGCTTCGCTACCGCACCTGCGTCGGTCCGAATGCCTCGATCGCCGGTCCCGGTATCGGGTTGCTGCGCCGGGACCGCAAGTTCGTGGCCCGCCATCACGCGGTCGGCAACCACGTGCACGCCTGGACCGTCGACTCGCCCGAGGACATCCAGTTGTGCCTCGACCTCGGCGTCGACGCGATCATCACCAACCGACCCGCTGCAGTTCGAGAGGCTGTCGAGCGCGCCTACTCCTGA
- a CDS encoding ATP-binding protein, with protein MTEDGSTNDSWVRTVRLAFTSDSVPEVRRVFTEDLAGSLVPIEVIEETETVVSELVANALLHGRPLPDGTIRVHWKVRPPRIEIEVSDGGGERSPQPKPQTPWANSGRGLRIVRSLAHEWGVADEDSRTTVWAAMGGPSRRRV; from the coding sequence ATGACCGAAGACGGCTCGACCAACGACTCCTGGGTGCGCACCGTGCGCCTTGCCTTCACCAGCGACTCCGTGCCGGAGGTGCGGCGTGTGTTCACCGAGGACCTCGCCGGTTCACTCGTACCCATCGAGGTCATCGAGGAGACCGAGACCGTCGTCTCCGAACTCGTCGCCAACGCGTTGCTGCACGGCCGCCCGCTGCCCGACGGCACCATCCGAGTGCACTGGAAGGTGCGGCCGCCGCGCATCGAGATCGAGGTCAGCGACGGCGGTGGTGAGCGTTCGCCCCAGCCCAAGCCCCAGACCCCCTGGGCCAACAGCGGCCGCGGCCTGCGCATCGTGCGTTCCCTCGCCCACGAGTGGGGCGTCGCGGACGAGGACAGCCGCACCACCGTCTGGGCTGCCATGGGTGGCCCGAGTCGTCGCCGGGTCTGA
- a CDS encoding DUF5926 family protein yields the protein MGKASRRRAQNKAAGIKPAKVQPAPYVARPFEGLPNQAQWVAMREIVPAASAPVTVEVDGTSHDITLATVLPMGWPAMKRDTGEIFVAVQSLTGSGDASRDLAEVVRAAIELEAGMPLEDAPRTTADSPRMQDFVKSDDLEVTVHDGFDFWVEGQDLDEAGRASMDRANESVSPTVRMKDVPSAYWCQIGQRTYVRWILEVDEDKATDALARLHAAGESGLGEGRLLGAFRAYGLLVPVWEVDASVEASAHDAEMKALAARFDKAVKNDAALTPQERRARNGVVSRQITLR from the coding sequence ATGGGCAAGGCTTCGCGACGTAGAGCACAGAACAAGGCCGCCGGCATCAAGCCGGCGAAAGTACAACCGGCACCGTACGTCGCCCGACCCTTCGAAGGCCTGCCGAACCAGGCCCAGTGGGTCGCCATGCGCGAGATCGTGCCGGCCGCGTCCGCCCCGGTGACCGTCGAGGTCGACGGCACCAGCCACGACATCACGCTCGCCACCGTCCTGCCGATGGGTTGGCCGGCGATGAAGCGCGACACCGGCGAGATCTTCGTCGCCGTGCAGTCGCTCACCGGCTCCGGTGATGCCAGCCGCGACCTGGCCGAAGTCGTCCGCGCCGCAATCGAACTCGAGGCCGGCATGCCGCTCGAGGACGCTCCGCGCACCACCGCCGACAGCCCCCGGATGCAGGACTTCGTCAAGAGCGACGACCTCGAGGTCACCGTGCACGACGGGTTCGACTTCTGGGTCGAGGGCCAGGACCTCGACGAGGCCGGTCGTGCGTCGATGGACCGTGCGAACGAGTCCGTGTCGCCGACGGTTCGGATGAAGGACGTCCCGTCCGCGTACTGGTGTCAGATCGGTCAGCGCACCTATGTGCGTTGGATCCTCGAGGTCGACGAGGACAAGGCGACGGATGCCCTCGCGCGTCTGCACGCTGCCGGTGAGAGCGGCCTCGGCGAGGGACGTCTGCTCGGTGCATTCCGTGCGTACGGCCTGCTCGTCCCGGTGTGGGAGGTGGACGCGTCCGTGGAAGCGTCCGCGCACGACGCCGAGATGAAGGCGCTCGCCGCCCGTTTCGACAAGGCTGTGAAGAACGACGCCGCGCTCACGCCGCAGGAGCGTCGCGCCCGTAACGGCGTCGTGAGTCGCCAGATCACGCTGCGCTGA
- a CDS encoding glycosyltransferase family 2 protein — MPVRQGVIAIVPAKDEAARIEATVQAVLSLPEVLSVIVVDDGSGDGTHQLAADAGAYVLRHPRTLGKATAMDSGVVYAEQLGYGRSPVLFVDADLEDSAHEITPLIRPILAEEADMTIATLPAQKTSGGGTGRVVRLARDGIQEATGRRFEQPLSGQRCLNREALDEALPFATGWGVEVGMTIDVLRAGLRVQEVPVALHHRVTGTDLGAQLHRANQFKDVWIALRQRRAKR; from the coding sequence ATGCCGGTCCGGCAAGGGGTCATCGCGATCGTCCCGGCCAAGGACGAAGCGGCAAGGATCGAAGCCACGGTGCAGGCGGTGTTGAGCCTGCCCGAGGTGCTGAGCGTCATCGTCGTCGACGACGGGTCCGGCGACGGAACACACCAATTGGCAGCGGACGCAGGCGCTTACGTGTTGCGGCACCCGCGCACGCTCGGCAAGGCGACCGCGATGGACAGCGGTGTCGTCTACGCCGAGCAGCTCGGTTACGGCAGGAGCCCCGTGCTGTTCGTCGACGCCGATCTGGAGGACTCCGCTCACGAGATCACCCCGCTCATTCGGCCGATCCTTGCGGAGGAGGCTGACATGACCATCGCCACGTTGCCTGCGCAGAAGACCTCCGGTGGTGGCACCGGACGCGTCGTCCGACTGGCTCGTGATGGCATCCAGGAGGCCACCGGGCGACGTTTCGAGCAGCCGCTCTCCGGACAGCGCTGTCTGAACCGGGAGGCCCTCGACGAAGCTCTGCCGTTCGCCACCGGCTGGGGTGTCGAGGTCGGGATGACGATCGATGTCCTGCGGGCCGGTCTGCGCGTGCAAGAGGTGCCGGTCGCCCTGCACCACCGGGTCACCGGCACCGATCTGGGCGCGCAGTTGCATCGTGCGAATCAGTTCAAGGACGTCTGGATCGCGCTTCGCCAACGGCGGGCCAAACGGTGA
- a CDS encoding cation diffusion facilitator family transporter — translation MSGAQGHGHGHDHASGLVDHRRRLAAVLAITVTVLVVEVVGAIASGSLALLADAGHMLTDVAGLTMAMLAATLARRPATPFRTWGFLRAEIVGAAAQAMLLLAVGVFILVESVQRLLEPPEITSTAMVVFGIVGLVGNAIGMAVLAGSRSADLNMRAAFLEVANDALGSVAVIVAAVVIATTGFTRADAFASLVIVALIVPRTIRLLREAVHVLMESTPPGLDLVAVRESILALPHVRDVHDLHATQVATGIPVLTAHLVVDDTCFRDSHTLQLLDAVQRRLRDDFAIEHSTIQFEGPAHGGHEYPTHA, via the coding sequence GTGAGCGGCGCGCAGGGACACGGGCACGGCCACGACCACGCGTCCGGGTTGGTCGATCACCGCAGACGGTTGGCGGCCGTGCTTGCCATCACCGTCACCGTCCTGGTCGTTGAAGTCGTGGGCGCGATTGCGTCCGGCAGCCTGGCGTTGCTGGCCGACGCCGGCCACATGCTCACCGACGTCGCCGGCCTGACGATGGCGATGCTCGCCGCCACGCTCGCGCGTCGGCCGGCAACACCGTTCCGCACGTGGGGATTCCTGCGCGCGGAGATCGTCGGGGCGGCTGCGCAGGCGATGCTCCTGCTCGCCGTCGGGGTGTTCATTCTGGTCGAGAGTGTCCAGCGACTGCTCGAGCCGCCCGAGATCACTTCAACCGCCATGGTCGTCTTCGGAATCGTCGGTCTGGTGGGCAACGCCATCGGGATGGCCGTGCTGGCCGGTTCGCGATCAGCCGACCTCAACATGCGAGCGGCGTTCCTCGAGGTTGCCAACGATGCCCTCGGTTCGGTCGCGGTGATCGTTGCCGCTGTGGTGATCGCGACCACCGGTTTCACCCGGGCGGACGCGTTCGCCTCGTTGGTCATTGTCGCCTTGATTGTGCCGCGCACCATCCGCCTGCTCCGCGAAGCGGTGCACGTGTTGATGGAGTCGACGCCTCCGGGTCTCGATCTCGTGGCCGTCCGGGAAAGCATCCTGGCCCTTCCCCACGTACGTGACGTGCACGATCTGCACGCGACGCAGGTTGCGACCGGGATCCCCGTGTTGACCGCACACCTGGTCGTCGACGACACCTGCTTCCGCGATTCGCACACGTTGCAACTGCTTGACGCCGTCCAGCGAAGGCTCCGGGACGACTTCGCGATCGAGCACTCGACCATCCAGTTCGAGGGACCCGCACACGGCGGTCACGAGTACCCGACCCACGCCTGA
- the arsA gene encoding arsenical pump-driving ATPase: MTLTFLEGLPRFVFFTGKGGVGKTSLACATAVSLAESGKRVLLLSTDPASNVGQVFDLTVGDRITPVPQVPGLDTLEIDPNEAAEAYREKIIAPVRDLLPQAELDSITEQLSGSCTTEIASFNEFTSFLADDERISDYDHVVFDTAPTGHTIRLLQLPGEWTSFLDAGKGDASCLGPMAGLDRTRAVYAEAVRRLADPAITRLVLVARAQQATLREAARTSEELAQIGITSQHLVVNAVLPAAATGDDLADAVHRRETDAIENLPAALKPLPLTTVPLRAHTVVGVDAVRNLLASDIEVPDGAESSEQLDLGPLAGLVDELATSDHGLVMCMGKGGVGKTTVAAAIAVALADRGHAVHLTTTDPAAHLDEVLEQEVVGNLTVSRIDPQLATQEYRDKVMASKGKNLDDAGRARLAEDLLSPCTEEVAVFGQFSHMVNQARRHFVVMDTAPTGHTLLLMDATGSYHRDIARSMGDSGTYTTPLMRLRDPDLTKVVIVTLPDTTPVLEATELQNDLERAEIHPWAWVVNGSLAAAHATSPFLAARAAAEEPHLNQISRRADRTAMIPMLADEPHGPQALRRLTESSHQPA; the protein is encoded by the coding sequence ATGACCTTGACGTTTCTGGAAGGACTCCCCCGGTTCGTCTTCTTCACTGGCAAGGGCGGAGTCGGGAAGACCTCGCTGGCCTGCGCAACAGCAGTGAGCCTCGCGGAATCCGGCAAGCGCGTCCTTTTGCTGTCGACCGACCCGGCATCCAATGTCGGGCAGGTGTTCGACCTCACCGTCGGTGACCGAATCACGCCCGTACCCCAGGTACCCGGACTGGATACGCTCGAGATCGACCCGAACGAGGCCGCCGAGGCCTACCGGGAGAAGATCATCGCACCGGTCCGTGACCTGCTCCCCCAGGCCGAGCTCGACTCGATCACCGAACAGCTTTCGGGTTCGTGCACGACCGAGATCGCCTCTTTCAACGAGTTCACCAGCTTCCTGGCCGACGACGAACGCATCAGCGACTACGACCACGTCGTCTTCGACACCGCACCGACCGGACACACGATCCGACTGCTGCAACTGCCCGGTGAGTGGACCTCCTTCCTGGACGCCGGCAAGGGAGACGCCTCCTGCCTGGGCCCGATGGCCGGGCTCGACCGCACCCGCGCGGTCTACGCCGAAGCCGTCCGCCGCCTGGCCGACCCCGCCATCACCCGACTGGTGCTGGTCGCCCGAGCCCAGCAGGCGACCTTGCGCGAAGCAGCACGCACCAGCGAAGAACTCGCACAGATCGGCATCACCAGCCAACACCTCGTCGTCAATGCTGTTCTCCCCGCAGCCGCCACCGGTGACGACCTGGCCGACGCGGTCCACCGCCGAGAGACCGACGCCATCGAGAATTTGCCCGCCGCCCTGAAGCCTCTGCCGCTGACCACCGTTCCTTTACGGGCGCACACGGTCGTCGGCGTGGACGCCGTCCGAAACCTTCTTGCATCCGACATCGAGGTTCCCGACGGCGCCGAAAGCAGCGAGCAACTGGACCTGGGCCCGTTGGCCGGGCTCGTCGACGAACTCGCGACGTCCGATCACGGGCTGGTCATGTGCATGGGCAAGGGCGGAGTCGGCAAGACGACGGTGGCCGCTGCGATCGCCGTGGCGCTCGCCGACCGCGGGCACGCTGTTCACCTGACGACCACCGACCCGGCCGCACACCTGGACGAGGTGCTGGAACAGGAGGTGGTCGGCAACCTGACGGTGTCGCGCATCGATCCCCAGCTGGCCACGCAGGAGTACCGCGACAAGGTGATGGCGAGCAAGGGCAAGAACCTCGACGACGCCGGTCGGGCACGGCTGGCCGAAGACCTCTTGTCGCCGTGCACCGAAGAGGTCGCCGTCTTCGGACAGTTCTCCCACATGGTCAACCAGGCCCGCCGTCACTTCGTCGTCATGGACACCGCGCCTACGGGGCACACGCTGCTGTTGATGGACGCGACCGGTTCGTATCACCGCGACATCGCCCGCAGCATGGGCGACTCCGGCACGTACACCACCCCGCTGATGCGACTGCGCGACCCCGACCTGACCAAGGTCGTGATCGTGACCCTGCCCGACACCACCCCGGTGTTGGAGGCGACCGAGTTGCAGAACGACCTGGAGCGTGCCGAGATCCACCCGTGGGCCTGGGTCGTGAACGGCTCGCTGGCCGCAGCGCACGCCACCTCGCCGTTCCTCGCCGCCCGCGCCGCCGCCGAGGAGCCACACCTGAACCAAATCAGCCGACGGGCCGACCGCACCGCGATGATCCCGATGCTCGCCGACGAGCCCCACGGCCCGCAGGCTCTCCGCCGACTCACCGAGTCGAGCCACCAACCCGCCTGA
- the arsD gene encoding arsenite efflux transporter metallochaperone ArsD — protein sequence MSESRPSILGPAVRVFEPALCCNTGVCGPELDEELVRFTADLDHLQHQGADIERHNLGNDPSAFAANQVVADFLRVAGSAGLPLTTVDGVTVRYPDRDELSRFTGITAPAGLPAGVTDVGLSSTAKACGPDAESDCC from the coding sequence ATGTCTGAGTCGCGTCCGTCCATCCTGGGCCCGGCCGTCCGCGTCTTCGAGCCTGCGCTGTGCTGCAACACCGGGGTCTGCGGGCCGGAACTGGACGAGGAGTTGGTGCGCTTCACCGCCGACCTCGATCACCTGCAGCATCAGGGTGCCGACATAGAGCGGCACAACCTCGGGAACGATCCATCGGCGTTTGCCGCGAACCAAGTCGTCGCCGACTTTCTGCGGGTCGCGGGTTCAGCCGGTCTGCCGTTGACGACGGTGGACGGAGTGACCGTGCGGTATCCGGACCGCGATGAACTCTCGCGTTTCACCGGTATCACTGCACCGGCCGGTCTTCCCGCCGGCGTTACCGATGTGGGCCTGTCCTCGACCGCGAAAGCCTGCGGTCCCGACGCCGAATCCGACTGCTGCTGA
- the arsB gene encoding ACR3 family arsenite efflux transporter, producing the protein MSDTRTHTAKSEPSVATKLSTLDRFLPVWILAAMVIGLLLGRLVPGLGSTLGAVELDGVSLPIAIGLLVMMYPVLAKVRYDRLDTVSGDRRLLGASLALNWIIGPALMFVLAWIFLPDLPEYRTGLIIVGLARCIAMVIIWNDLACGDREAAAVLVAINSVFQVIAFAALGWFYLSVLPGWLGLDQTQLDVSAWQIAKSVLIFLGIPLLAGYLSRRIGEKRWGADAYERSFLPKIGPWALYGLLFTIVILFALQGEQITSRPMDVARISLPLLAYFVVMWGGGYLLGRALDMSYERTTTLAFTAARNNFELAIAVAIATFGVTSGQALAGVVGPLIEVPVLVALVYVALALRPRFDRSTSTDSSKENHV; encoded by the coding sequence ATGAGCGACACGCGGACGCACACCGCGAAGTCCGAGCCATCGGTCGCCACCAAGCTCTCGACTCTCGATCGCTTCCTTCCGGTCTGGATCCTTGCCGCGATGGTCATCGGGCTACTGCTCGGCCGATTGGTGCCCGGCCTCGGATCCACACTCGGTGCCGTGGAGTTGGACGGAGTCTCGCTTCCGATCGCCATCGGACTGCTGGTGATGATGTACCCGGTGCTTGCCAAGGTGCGCTACGACCGGCTCGACACCGTTTCCGGTGACCGGCGTTTGTTGGGCGCGAGCCTCGCGCTCAACTGGATCATCGGCCCGGCCCTGATGTTCGTCCTCGCGTGGATCTTCCTGCCCGATCTGCCGGAGTACCGCACCGGCCTGATCATTGTCGGCCTGGCCCGTTGCATCGCGATGGTGATCATCTGGAACGACCTTGCCTGCGGCGATCGGGAGGCCGCTGCCGTACTCGTCGCGATCAACTCGGTCTTCCAGGTCATCGCGTTCGCGGCTCTCGGGTGGTTCTACCTGTCTGTCCTGCCGGGCTGGCTCGGACTCGACCAGACCCAGCTCGACGTGTCCGCATGGCAGATCGCCAAGTCCGTTCTGATCTTCCTCGGCATCCCCTTGCTTGCCGGATACCTGAGCCGCAGGATCGGCGAGAAGCGTTGGGGCGCAGACGCGTACGAGCGTTCCTTCCTGCCGAAGATCGGCCCGTGGGCGCTGTACGGCCTGCTGTTCACCATCGTGATCCTGTTCGCGCTGCAGGGTGAACAGATCACCTCTCGCCCGATGGACGTTGCCCGGATCTCACTCCCGCTCCTGGCCTACTTCGTCGTCATGTGGGGAGGCGGTTACCTGCTCGGCCGAGCTCTCGACATGAGCTACGAGCGCACCACGACGCTCGCCTTCACCGCCGCCAGAAACAACTTCGAACTCGCGATTGCCGTCGCGATCGCGACCTTCGGAGTCACCTCCGGCCAAGCACTCGCCGGTGTGGTCGGTCCACTGATCGAAGTGCCCGTGCTCGTCGCTCTGGTCTACGTCGCCCTCGCCCTGCGTCCACGCTTCGACCGCTCTACCAGCACTGACAGTTCCAAGGAGAATCATGTCTGA
- a CDS encoding ArsR/SmtB family transcription factor has translation MTKLAPAPAADCCAPGEPAGLCVSDAEAAAVLLKAVADPVRLRLFSRIAAVTDSLCVCDIQDVGVSQPTVSHHLKKLREAGLIDCERRGTWVHYWPTELGKEVNRAVSTLARLRA, from the coding sequence ATGACGAAGCTCGCGCCTGCTCCCGCCGCCGACTGCTGTGCACCTGGTGAGCCGGCCGGACTGTGCGTCTCGGATGCCGAGGCTGCTGCGGTGCTGCTCAAGGCCGTGGCCGACCCGGTGCGGCTTCGTCTGTTCTCCCGGATCGCCGCGGTTACCGATTCGCTGTGCGTCTGCGACATTCAGGACGTCGGGGTGTCCCAGCCGACGGTCTCGCACCACCTGAAGAAACTGCGCGAAGCCGGGCTCATCGACTGCGAGCGCCGCGGCACGTGGGTGCACTACTGGCCGACCGAACTCGGCAAAGAGGTCAACCGTGCGGTGAGCACACTGGCGAGACTTCGGGCCTGA
- a CDS encoding glycosyltransferase 87 family protein: MTDQTRRRLAWVGAAALILASLAPLVWLHLIDARPGRWQVDLEVYRNAGISHLIGRPVYESLTPPPQLLPFTYPPFPSMLAVPLALIPFHVAGVLWYALQALTNVAIVWIVGRRWWTKPEWWRPLTFGLALAVAQHMLPVTDGFRFAQVGAFLLLLVLADFTRWRPVRRIPFGVLTGFAAAIKLTPAIFIVHLAITRQWRAFWTATGTAAGLTLLAAAVDFQTSVDFWFGALLDPHRLGSNAGVSNQSIRGMIYRLRGDNLAGSLIWIVLVVAVLFVGMRIAKQAHERRNTLAAVAAVALVGVLISPVSWIHHHNWLLVVFPVLISLAGRDRKRLAIIGLLFVTYTLKWPWWAFWAMNSPGDIATDWSLNPFWQLLANSYVIAAFGALLLIGKWLRSAPVASRPAEPAASARPQGSPSPSR; encoded by the coding sequence GTGACCGATCAGACCCGCCGCCGACTCGCCTGGGTCGGTGCGGCGGCCCTGATCCTGGCCTCACTCGCACCGCTCGTCTGGCTGCACCTGATCGATGCCCGGCCGGGTCGCTGGCAGGTGGACCTGGAGGTCTACCGCAATGCCGGCATCTCCCACCTGATCGGCCGGCCGGTGTACGAGTCGCTCACGCCGCCGCCGCAGCTGCTGCCGTTCACCTACCCGCCGTTCCCGTCGATGCTCGCGGTCCCGCTGGCACTCATTCCGTTTCACGTCGCCGGCGTGCTCTGGTACGCGCTCCAGGCACTGACCAATGTCGCGATCGTCTGGATCGTCGGACGACGCTGGTGGACCAAGCCAGAATGGTGGCGTCCGCTGACCTTCGGTCTGGCGCTCGCGGTCGCCCAGCACATGCTGCCTGTCACCGACGGGTTCCGGTTCGCGCAGGTCGGTGCGTTCCTGCTGCTGCTCGTGCTGGCCGACTTCACCCGGTGGCGTCCGGTGCGTCGGATCCCGTTCGGTGTGTTGACCGGGTTCGCCGCCGCGATCAAGCTCACCCCGGCGATCTTCATCGTTCACCTCGCGATCACCCGTCAGTGGCGCGCGTTCTGGACCGCGACCGGCACAGCGGCTGGGCTCACGCTCCTGGCTGCGGCGGTCGACTTCCAGACCTCGGTCGACTTCTGGTTCGGCGCGTTGCTCGACCCTCACCGGCTCGGTTCCAACGCCGGTGTCTCCAACCAGTCGATCCGCGGCATGATCTACCGCCTGCGTGGCGACAACCTGGCCGGGTCCTTGATCTGGATCGTGCTGGTGGTGGCCGTCCTGTTCGTCGGGATGCGGATCGCCAAGCAGGCCCACGAACGGCGCAACACTCTCGCTGCGGTCGCCGCGGTCGCCCTGGTTGGTGTGCTCATCTCGCCGGTGTCCTGGATCCACCACCACAACTGGCTGTTGGTGGTCTTCCCGGTGCTGATCAGTCTCGCGGGACGCGACCGCAAGCGGCTGGCGATCATCGGGCTGCTGTTCGTGACGTACACGCTCAAGTGGCCGTGGTGGGCGTTCTGGGCGATGAACTCCCCGGGCGACATCGCGACCGACTGGTCGCTCAACCCGTTCTGGCAGCTGTTGGCGAACAGCTACGTCATCGCTGCGTTCGGGGCTCTCCTGCTGATCGGGAAATGGCTGCGATCCGCGCCCGTTGCATCACGACCAGCGGAGCCAGCAGCATCAGCCCGGCCGCAGGGATCCCCGTCCCCGAGTCGTTGA
- a CDS encoding TMEM165/GDT1 family protein gives MDLALAFTVFTTLFILELPDKTFIATLVLSTKYRPLLVWIGVASAFLVQTVVAVAFGGLLGRLPETPVKAVVMVLFFVAGVLLLKGASRADEEEHEVEEEFGAKATKSAQGLKVISTSFLVLFLAEWGDLSQLATAGFVARGGNPWAVGVGAFLALALVSGLAALLGRTLLQRIRLATIRRIAGCICLFFAATMALQLAGVDLPHWLPL, from the coding sequence ATGGATCTCGCACTCGCCTTCACCGTCTTCACGACGCTCTTCATCCTCGAACTCCCGGACAAGACGTTCATCGCCACCTTGGTGTTGTCGACGAAGTACCGGCCACTGCTGGTCTGGATCGGCGTCGCATCCGCCTTCCTCGTGCAGACGGTCGTCGCGGTCGCGTTCGGTGGCCTGCTCGGACGGCTGCCCGAAACGCCGGTCAAGGCCGTCGTCATGGTGTTGTTCTTCGTTGCCGGTGTGCTGCTGCTCAAGGGCGCATCAAGGGCGGACGAGGAGGAGCACGAGGTCGAGGAGGAGTTCGGTGCCAAGGCGACGAAATCGGCCCAGGGCCTGAAGGTCATCTCGACCAGCTTCCTGGTGCTGTTCCTCGCCGAGTGGGGCGACCTGTCCCAGCTCGCCACCGCCGGATTCGTGGCCCGCGGCGGCAACCCGTGGGCGGTCGGCGTCGGCGCCTTCCTTGCGCTGGCGCTGGTCTCCGGTCTGGCCGCGCTGCTCGGACGCACCTTGCTGCAGCGCATCCGGCTGGCCACGATCCGACGCATCGCCGGCTGCATCTGCCTGTTCTTCGCCGCCACGATGGCGCTGCAGCTGGCGGGGGTCGACCTGCCGCACTGGCTGCCCCTGTGA
- a CDS encoding DUF4446 family protein: protein MTSTAVALLALVVAVLALAGAAVAVLRLRAVQRNFEVLWGSSERGHDVASVVKAEHDRISALDQRITALAGRVDGVHEHVAAGLRHVSVVRYDAFGDMGGRLSFSAAILDDSGDGLVISSIHARGESRTYAKGVIDGRSEITLSPEERQALAAARSDHRDA, encoded by the coding sequence GTGACCTCCACCGCTGTGGCGCTGCTCGCCCTCGTCGTCGCGGTGCTCGCATTGGCGGGTGCTGCGGTGGCCGTCCTGCGTCTGCGCGCGGTGCAGCGCAACTTCGAGGTGCTCTGGGGCTCCAGCGAACGCGGTCACGATGTTGCATCCGTGGTGAAGGCGGAGCACGACCGCATTAGTGCACTCGACCAGCGGATCACCGCACTCGCAGGACGCGTGGATGGAGTGCACGAGCACGTCGCCGCCGGGCTGCGACACGTCTCGGTGGTCCGTTACGACGCGTTCGGCGACATGGGCGGACGCCTGTCGTTCTCGGCCGCGATCCTGGACGACTCCGGGGATGGTCTGGTGATCAGTTCGATCCATGCCCGCGGTGAGTCACGCACCTACGCCAAGGGCGTGATCGACGGGCGCAGCGAGATCACGCTGTCACCCGAAGAGCGCCAGGCCCTCGCTGCGGCGCGATCGGACCACCGCGATGCCTGA